In uncultured Bacteroides sp., one genomic interval encodes:
- a CDS encoding fimbrial protein, protein MACSSDEDTGTSSSGNDKIELSFHINNFIKGTKSSTDLGTDNEQLVENLYVFLFPTTSPQTLKSYYISTPSFIGGSWSSTDKKVFLNLTQAEAGSRDVYIVANCSSALKTLLDGVSTITNLQSVLQTNSTPWSATLTTPILMSGNMTHDFNSNYQLTSIPLIRAIAKVQLNITLSANHQGTPLSSEGTAQYKYKFIDFDKNTYVLKPSSKTDALVSSSTWINWNDAVTSYTLDGSGNVTNLTLTTYLNERDNSGTAIELSLPYFDGGFLPPPEFGDETYKSQLPAQIERNHWYVIDVEI, encoded by the coding sequence ATGGCTTGTTCAAGTGATGAAGACACCGGTACCAGTAGCAGCGGTAATGACAAAATAGAACTTTCCTTTCATATCAATAACTTCATTAAAGGAACAAAATCGTCAACAGACCTGGGAACGGATAACGAACAATTGGTTGAAAACCTTTATGTATTTCTGTTTCCAACAACAAGTCCGCAAACGCTGAAATCCTACTATATATCCACACCAAGCTTCATAGGTGGGTCATGGAGCAGTACAGATAAAAAGGTTTTTCTGAATCTCACACAAGCCGAAGCAGGCAGCAGAGATGTGTATATTGTAGCTAATTGCTCGTCGGCATTGAAAACATTACTCGATGGAGTGAGCACGATAACCAATTTACAATCGGTGCTGCAAACAAACAGCACTCCTTGGTCTGCAACACTGACGACACCAATACTGATGTCAGGCAATATGACGCACGATTTTAATTCAAATTATCAACTGACTAGTATACCGCTGATACGAGCTATAGCCAAGGTACAACTCAATATAACTTTGTCTGCTAATCATCAGGGAACACCATTATCGAGCGAGGGCACAGCTCAATATAAATACAAATTTATCGATTTCGACAAAAACACCTATGTGCTGAAGCCGTCGTCGAAAACGGATGCATTGGTTAGTTCATCCACTTGGATAAATTGGAACGATGCAGTAACATCCTATACGCTTGATGGTAGCGGAAATGTGACAAACCTCACCCTCACAACTTATCTGAACGAACGGGATAATTCAGGAACGGCCATCGAGCTTAGCCTGCCTTATTTTGACGGAGGGTTCCTACCCCCACCCGAGTTTGGGGATGAAACATACAAATCGCAATTACCTGCCCAAATAGAACGCAACCATTGGTATGTGATTGATGTGGAAATATAA
- a CDS encoding fimbrial protein — MRLKILYILLACLSVTFSACDSMIYDNQEETENSDKGQTAYLSVTRALAADTETINEDATDYEDRVHDLAMLVFDSSTGKKVCEHFDEGISFENKEKTFTVKLTTGQRDFYFVANMPMEDLKAIATKSDMEIYMSTFRDLEPDLYLAAKENKGFPMSRIYLNQNVTEEGTVYTPAPFHPDGENRVKLIRAVAKLEVVIIGGSANSGIKNIYYKNAYRQFGLKPNVYPSAVGYYEDKLLKKVGNSYIYYMPEAMMTNTSPAWSAIDHKPINYFLIETLEGTSYEIPIITDNRAITETNYMDFATGKYPTDKPDYNIYRNRHYYYLIKKLQTIEIIYSIDPWTVKKSATYMGYGYNVNVDEEGNVTVSNVVDVCAPHSVKLKTISPFTFDDGTTEKVFNTVSINASTVYKLNTTPQSGAGAYLEVYYNDIQVKTFSK, encoded by the coding sequence ATGAGATTAAAAATACTATATATACTATTAGCCTGTTTGTCGGTCACTTTTTCGGCTTGTGATTCCATGATCTATGATAATCAAGAGGAGACAGAAAATTCAGACAAGGGACAGACCGCATATCTGTCCGTTACCAGAGCTCTGGCAGCTGATACGGAAACTATAAATGAAGATGCTACGGATTATGAAGACCGGGTACACGACCTGGCCATGCTGGTCTTTGATTCATCAACAGGTAAAAAGGTATGCGAACATTTCGATGAGGGGATATCCTTCGAGAATAAGGAAAAAACCTTTACTGTAAAATTGACCACAGGACAGCGCGATTTTTATTTCGTAGCTAATATGCCAATGGAAGATCTGAAAGCTATCGCTACAAAATCGGACATGGAAATCTATATGAGTACTTTCCGTGATCTTGAACCTGACTTGTATCTGGCAGCGAAAGAGAACAAAGGCTTTCCCATGTCAAGAATCTATCTGAACCAAAACGTAACAGAAGAAGGAACTGTATACACTCCTGCACCTTTTCATCCCGACGGAGAGAATAGGGTAAAGCTTATCCGTGCCGTAGCAAAACTCGAGGTAGTAATAATCGGAGGATCAGCCAATTCTGGCATTAAAAACATTTATTATAAAAATGCATACCGTCAGTTCGGGCTCAAACCCAATGTATATCCATCAGCTGTGGGTTACTATGAAGACAAGTTATTGAAAAAAGTCGGAAATTCATACATATACTATATGCCGGAGGCAATGATGACGAATACAAGCCCTGCTTGGTCAGCAATAGATCACAAACCGATTAACTATTTTTTAATTGAAACACTGGAGGGTACATCCTACGAGATACCGATAATTACCGACAACCGTGCCATTACTGAGACTAATTATATGGATTTTGCTACCGGCAAATACCCTACCGATAAGCCGGACTATAATATTTACCGCAACAGACATTATTATTATCTGATAAAAAAACTACAAACGATAGAAATCATCTATTCCATAGATCCGTGGACAGTCAAAAAAAGTGCTACTTACATGGGTTATGGATATAATGTAAACGTTGATGAAGAAGGGAATGTAACGGTAAGCAATGTAGTTGATGTTTGCGCCCCGCACTCGGTTAAATTGAAAACAATTTCACCGTTCACATTCGATGACGGCACCACTGAAAAAGTATTCAACACAGTCAGCATTAATGCGTCTACAGTGTACAAGCTGAATACTACCCCGCAGTCGGGAGCCGGTGCCTATCTGGAGGTATATTACAATGATATCCAAGTGAAAACATTCAGCAAATAA
- a CDS encoding FimB/Mfa2 family fimbrial subunit: MKDLRIRIIMVLCVIGALLWSCDSLIYNDLKDCPQGVYVKFYSKTPCADDSLFIGNVSSLTVFAFDLDGKLKTTVQQQNVNLSRDFEVLVPISNGNYSFIAWAGVNDKLKGNTFTPGVTTKQDVMMTINSKNNVAASLASTEHIWHGESPVVFLPAPKEYGSLYKHTAINLHELTNRVKIIVEFDATTMKNYDPTKINVAVSSANGTARIDGTMPLNTPVLTYPSIETKLEKNTGSWYYSMFALTTGYSNKLKITYSGKDKEETVFDGDLIASILLRAVDKGVSLDCENDFIVKFLIKDYCSECWTHFSCAIYVNDWLVHSYSSDFEI; this comes from the coding sequence ATGAAGGATTTGCGAATCAGGATTATAATGGTATTGTGCGTAATAGGGGCTCTTTTATGGAGTTGTGATTCCCTTATCTACAATGACCTAAAAGATTGCCCGCAGGGTGTTTATGTAAAATTCTACTCCAAAACTCCGTGTGCGGACGATTCTTTATTTATAGGAAACGTATCGTCACTTACAGTGTTTGCATTCGATCTGGATGGCAAACTCAAAACCACTGTACAACAACAAAATGTTAATCTAAGCCGCGACTTCGAAGTGCTTGTTCCAATATCTAACGGAAACTATTCATTTATAGCATGGGCAGGCGTCAATGATAAACTAAAAGGAAATACATTCACTCCCGGAGTAACGACCAAACAGGATGTGATGATGACTATCAATTCAAAAAACAATGTAGCTGCCAGTCTTGCATCTACCGAACACATATGGCATGGAGAAAGTCCTGTTGTTTTTCTGCCGGCCCCAAAGGAATACGGTTCTTTATATAAACACACGGCTATTAACCTGCATGAACTGACCAACCGAGTAAAAATTATCGTCGAATTTGATGCGACGACAATGAAGAATTATGATCCTACAAAAATAAATGTAGCTGTTTCTTCAGCCAATGGTACGGCAAGAATAGATGGAACTATGCCTTTAAATACTCCGGTATTGACCTATCCTTCTATTGAAACAAAATTAGAAAAAAATACAGGCAGCTGGTATTACTCCATGTTTGCGCTTACAACAGGTTACAGTAATAAACTGAAGATTACATATTCAGGAAAAGACAAGGAGGAAACCGTCTTTGACGGCGACCTGATTGCCAGCATCCTTTTAAGGGCTGTTGACAAAGGAGTAAGTTTGGATTGTGAAAATGATTTTATTGTAAAATTCCTTATCAAGGATTATTGTTCAGAATGCTGGACTCACTTTAGTTGTGCCATTTATGTAAATGACTGGCTTGTACATAGCTACAGCTCCGATTTTGAAATTTAA
- a CDS encoding Mfa1 family fimbria major subunit (Members of this family are fimbrial shaft proteins (major subunit proteins), found in the Bacteriodetes. The family is named for Mfa1 from Porphyromonas gingivalis, and is related to but distinct from the family of FimA from the species.), with product MKVSKLLFAVIALGLGLTACSNDDDVASSGEKKGNTNVSVTLKMSQSPGVKSLPEDYNKIGQWAGKDDIKTVAVYLIDGSSVTTKSLEVGASGSGKDYEKIVGASGDITLVPKTQNAAIKTTAGTKKVYVLVNGTTEVVKALAKTPVAEFEEAYTKVALYMANSGASTFTNTSADKLAKKNGTTDETIVMTNVEPKTIDVAANVTDTETLATTAPKNRVSLEVERAVARVMVSTQALTYTVPSVGGSPLGEISNINWVLAQGESSLYIQRKTDWSTPNYEWVPTTDTQFWGTDITGASSKYDYSGLFENYDATNQFGGTTVATMSDYATDPYKNVTAELNSQLSGKFILPNTHAYGAGEASSYKKGNTAYVLIRAKFTPAAAAFADGAPYTSGNDFFVGANGKFYTSAENAVTPAKGGVTGQTVAKYVKGKVLYYAWVNPDAVPTWYNSPVIRNNVYHIHITGFKNLGTNWNPLFPEDPNNPKGDPEDPTKPDGPKKPLNPDPKPSVSVPGVVEPVNPIDPKDPLTTPETWMSVDVKVLPWTLHSYSVAPGI from the coding sequence ATGAAAGTATCCAAATTATTATTTGCTGTAATAGCCTTAGGATTGGGGCTAACGGCATGTAGCAATGACGACGATGTAGCATCATCGGGCGAAAAAAAAGGTAACACGAATGTAAGTGTTACATTGAAAATGTCTCAGAGCCCAGGTGTAAAATCCCTACCTGAGGATTATAACAAGATCGGGCAATGGGCCGGTAAAGACGATATAAAGACAGTAGCAGTCTACCTTATCGACGGGTCATCGGTTACCACAAAATCACTTGAAGTAGGTGCCAGTGGATCGGGCAAAGATTATGAGAAAATAGTTGGTGCAAGTGGTGATATAACCTTAGTTCCTAAAACACAAAATGCAGCGATTAAAACTACTGCCGGAACTAAAAAAGTTTATGTCCTGGTAAATGGAACAACAGAAGTGGTAAAAGCTTTGGCAAAAACACCTGTAGCTGAATTTGAGGAAGCTTATACCAAAGTTGCATTGTATATGGCTAACTCAGGAGCAAGCACATTTACTAATACATCTGCCGATAAGTTGGCTAAGAAGAACGGAACAACAGATGAAACAATTGTAATGACTAATGTTGAGCCTAAAACAATAGATGTAGCGGCCAATGTAACAGATACGGAAACTTTAGCTACAACCGCACCCAAAAACCGTGTGAGCTTAGAAGTGGAAAGAGCTGTGGCCCGTGTAATGGTTTCTACGCAGGCATTAACCTATACTGTACCTTCAGTAGGAGGTTCACCTCTAGGTGAGATTTCCAATATCAACTGGGTATTGGCACAAGGCGAAAGTTCTTTGTATATTCAACGCAAAACAGATTGGTCTACCCCTAACTACGAATGGGTACCTACAACCGATACTCAATTCTGGGGAACCGATATCACAGGAGCAAGTTCTAAATATGACTACTCGGGGTTGTTTGAAAACTACGATGCAACTAACCAGTTCGGAGGAACAACAGTTGCAACAATGAGCGATTATGCGACTGACCCTTACAAAAATGTAACAGCCGAGCTGAATTCCCAACTATCGGGTAAATTTATCCTGCCGAATACACATGCTTATGGGGCAGGTGAGGCTTCAAGTTACAAAAAAGGAAATACAGCATATGTACTTATCCGTGCAAAATTCACTCCTGCTGCAGCTGCCTTTGCCGATGGTGCACCCTATACTTCAGGAAATGACTTTTTCGTAGGTGCTAATGGTAAGTTCTATACATCTGCAGAAAATGCAGTAACACCGGCTAAAGGTGGTGTTACAGGACAAACTGTAGCAAAATATGTAAAGGGTAAAGTTTTGTATTACGCTTGGGTGAATCCAGATGCAGTTCCAACTTGGTATAACTCACCAGTTATAAGAAACAACGTATATCATATTCATATTACAGGATTCAAAAATTTAGGTACAAACTGGAATCCATTATTCCCTGAAGATCCTAATAACCCGAAAGGTGATCCTGAAGATCCTACAAAACCTGATGGTCCTAAGAAGCCGTTAAATCCGGATCCTAAACCAAGTGTAAGTGTACCGGGTGTTGTTGAGCCAGTAAACCCAATTGATCCAAAAGATCCGTTAACTACTCCTGAAACATGGATGAGTGTGGATGTGAAAGTTCTTCCATGGACCCTTCACTCTTATTCGGTAGCTCCCGGAATCTAA
- a CDS encoding DUF3868 domain-containing protein, with product MNIKTYTTILILLLTSQSAINAQQTSSEESVRIVSSDLRKIDSQLLIEMELDLSDLKISSNRSMRIIPVLETKGNSKVLPEILVNGRTKHISYLRGSQKKRKEEIFTEVYRRNRTSQTINYKANTDFTEWMHQSTLVLHMDLCGCGGASEENSLLPVANLSHIKDGNAYNWIPAVAYIEPQAEAIKKRTEEGSAYLDFPVNKTVIYPDYRRNPEELEKIRQTIEVIKNDKNTNITAITIHGYASPEGSYANNTRLARERAEELKRYVQNLYKFDEKIITVNSTAEDWDGFVKLLNASNLNEKNEIIAILNQKTSPDEKEQKLKTLNVGIPYRFILQNWFPALRHSDYKVSYIVRGFSVVETKEIINKRPQLLSLQEMFLLAKTYEKGSSEYNEVFDVAVRMFPEDPTANLNASSIALNKGDVPAAKKYLAKADQSLAETINNQGVLAFLEGRINDAKSLFSKAAAAGIDQANVNLTNLEKLK from the coding sequence ATGAATATTAAAACTTATACAACTATACTTATATTATTACTGACTTCTCAGTCAGCAATAAATGCACAGCAAACTTCATCTGAAGAATCTGTCCGCATAGTTTCATCAGATCTGCGTAAAATAGACTCTCAACTTCTTATAGAGATGGAGTTGGATCTATCCGATTTAAAAATAAGTTCAAACCGCTCAATGAGGATTATACCCGTTCTTGAAACAAAAGGGAATAGTAAGGTATTACCTGAAATTTTAGTTAATGGAAGAACAAAACACATTTCGTATCTACGCGGTTCTCAAAAAAAACGTAAAGAAGAGATCTTTACAGAGGTATACCGCCGGAATAGGACTTCACAAACAATTAATTATAAGGCAAATACGGATTTTACAGAGTGGATGCATCAGTCAACGCTAGTTCTGCACATGGATTTATGTGGTTGCGGAGGTGCATCAGAAGAGAATTCTTTGCTACCAGTAGCCAATCTGTCACATATTAAAGATGGCAATGCTTATAATTGGATACCAGCTGTAGCCTACATCGAACCTCAAGCAGAAGCAATAAAGAAACGCACTGAAGAAGGGAGTGCATATCTGGATTTTCCAGTAAACAAAACAGTGATCTATCCTGATTACAGACGGAATCCAGAAGAACTAGAAAAGATAAGACAAACTATTGAGGTGATCAAGAATGATAAGAACACCAATATTACCGCTATCACAATTCATGGATATGCTTCTCCCGAAGGAAGTTATGCTAACAATACAAGATTGGCAAGAGAAAGAGCAGAAGAATTAAAACGATATGTACAGAATCTCTATAAGTTCGACGAAAAAATAATTACCGTAAACTCTACTGCAGAAGATTGGGATGGCTTTGTTAAATTACTGAACGCATCAAATCTGAACGAAAAAAATGAGATTATTGCAATTCTCAACCAAAAGACTTCGCCTGATGAAAAAGAACAAAAACTAAAAACGTTAAATGTTGGCATACCATATCGGTTCATTCTACAGAACTGGTTCCCTGCTTTACGCCATTCAGATTATAAAGTGAGTTACATTGTACGTGGATTTAGTGTGGTTGAGACAAAAGAAATTATTAATAAACGCCCACAATTACTAAGTTTACAGGAAATGTTCCTTCTCGCCAAGACATATGAGAAAGGAAGCAGCGAATACAATGAAGTTTTTGATGTTGCTGTTCGCATGTTCCCCGAAGATCCTACAGCCAATCTGAATGCATCATCCATTGCTTTAAATAAAGGTGATGTGCCTGCAGCTAAAAAGTATCTGGCAAAAGCAGATCAAAGCCTGGCTGAAACGATTAATAACCAAGGTGTTCTTGCATTCTTGGAAGGAAGAATAAATGATGCAAAATCACTGTTTAGCAAAGCAGCCGCAGCAGGAATAGATCAGGCTAATGTTAATTTAACAAATTTAGAAAAACTGAAATAG
- a CDS encoding DUF3575 domain-containing protein, producing the protein MRTRALFFIYAVAVSITVYSQDIVIKNNLLYDVTATPNLAVEIGLKEKVTLDLYGGLNLITFDNNKKWKHWLAQPELRFWTCERFNGTFFGIHAHGGQFNIGGVDLPFNLLPEAKEHRYEGYFYGGGVSVGHQWILGKRWNLEASIGGGYARIHYDKFACPKCGPKVKTDNKNYWGVTKATISLIYTIH; encoded by the coding sequence ATGAGAACAAGAGCTTTATTTTTTATCTATGCAGTGGCTGTTTCAATAACCGTATATTCACAGGACATCGTTATTAAGAACAATCTTCTTTACGATGTAACGGCCACCCCTAATCTTGCTGTAGAAATAGGACTTAAAGAAAAAGTCACACTAGATCTATACGGCGGATTAAACCTTATCACATTTGACAATAATAAAAAATGGAAGCACTGGTTAGCTCAACCGGAACTTCGCTTTTGGACTTGTGAACGGTTCAACGGAACATTTTTCGGTATTCACGCTCATGGAGGACAATTTAATATTGGTGGAGTTGATTTGCCATTCAATTTACTGCCAGAAGCGAAAGAGCATCGTTACGAAGGCTATTTTTATGGCGGAGGTGTAAGTGTTGGACATCAGTGGATTCTAGGTAAACGTTGGAATCTGGAAGCCAGTATAGGCGGAGGATATGCCCGAATTCACTACGATAAATTTGCTTGTCCTAAATGTGGACCAAAGGTTAAAACCGACAACAAGAATTACTGGGGAGTAACAAAAGCTACAATTTCTCTTATTTATACGATCCACTAA
- a CDS encoding TonB-dependent receptor, with protein MYKSALLFSLLFLCQNAKSNPIENDTLRKPHVVLNEVVVTSYKEKKNIHEVPASVSFVPLTEIKNKNIVSIKDISSYIPNLFIPDYGSKLTSPVYIRGIGSKINAPSVGLYVDGVPFFEKSVFDLDINEVERIEVLRGPQGTLYGRNTMGGTINVYTKNPLSYEGGTVSATAANYGQEQVSGSYYGKLNDDFGYSFSGNYKHADGFFTNEYNGKKADNLNAASGKMKLYWEKSNRFNAGLLVNYEYSDQGGYPYAPMDITTGKIGNVNYNEYSSYRRGVLTSGLTMNYSFDKFLLKSVTGYQYSDDRQAIDQDFTPASKYFVTQSMRQHMLSEELEMRSSKDQRYTWINGFFAFYQASKSTVKNLPVVKDYDAPTNGFAFYHQSILKDLLFEKLSATVGLRFDYENASQDYDYGKIVSGVRQQVQLLNTDLSFTQLTPKFSLQYQFNPLNMTYATVTRGYKTGGFNTTFDTDADQTFKPEYSWNYEVGSKFSFFGNKLKGDFSLFYIDWRNQQISQPLLSGKGSLLKNAGKSYSKGVELSMQGEVTKALNLQMSYGFTEAKFREYVGEANSYNAGFDYSGNYIPYIPRQTVMVGGDYTWNLRSGFIKRLVFSAQYVGTGKLYWNDKNSVNQHYYGLVNGKVSARMKSLTVDLWIKNATSKEYTAFYLESLGNSFGQKGKPMTFGATVSYSFN; from the coding sequence ATGTATAAATCAGCGCTTTTATTCTCACTTCTTTTTCTTTGCCAGAATGCAAAATCAAATCCGATTGAGAATGATACACTAAGAAAGCCTCATGTGGTATTAAATGAAGTAGTGGTTACTTCTTACAAAGAGAAAAAAAATATTCATGAAGTTCCGGCTTCTGTCTCTTTTGTCCCTTTGACTGAAATTAAGAATAAGAATATTGTGAGCATTAAAGATATTAGTTCGTATATTCCAAATCTTTTTATTCCGGATTATGGCTCAAAGCTGACTTCACCTGTTTATATCCGTGGTATCGGCTCTAAAATTAATGCTCCTTCCGTAGGATTATATGTGGATGGAGTTCCTTTCTTTGAGAAATCTGTTTTTGATCTTGATATTAACGAAGTAGAGCGTATTGAAGTGCTTCGCGGACCACAGGGAACTCTTTATGGACGTAACACAATGGGAGGAACGATCAACGTTTATACAAAAAATCCGTTATCATACGAGGGAGGAACAGTAAGCGCTACTGCTGCTAATTATGGTCAGGAACAAGTCTCGGGATCGTATTATGGAAAATTAAATGATGACTTTGGTTATTCTTTCTCCGGAAACTACAAACATGCAGATGGATTCTTTACTAATGAATATAACGGAAAAAAGGCTGATAATTTGAATGCTGCTTCCGGAAAAATGAAATTGTACTGGGAAAAAAGTAATCGTTTTAATGCCGGATTGCTTGTAAACTATGAATATTCAGATCAGGGTGGTTATCCTTATGCTCCGATGGATATTACAACTGGAAAGATTGGAAATGTGAACTACAATGAATACAGTTCTTATCGTCGGGGTGTATTGACAAGTGGTTTGACAATGAATTACTCTTTTGATAAGTTCCTGCTGAAATCGGTAACCGGTTATCAGTATTCCGACGATAGACAAGCTATTGATCAGGACTTTACTCCTGCAAGCAAATATTTTGTAACTCAGTCAATGCGCCAGCACATGCTTTCCGAAGAATTGGAAATGAGATCGTCTAAAGACCAACGCTATACCTGGATTAATGGTTTCTTTGCATTTTATCAGGCATCCAAAAGTACTGTGAAGAATCTGCCTGTAGTGAAAGATTATGATGCACCAACCAATGGCTTTGCATTTTATCATCAGTCAATATTGAAGGATTTGCTTTTTGAGAAACTTTCAGCAACTGTAGGACTAAGATTTGACTATGAAAATGCGAGTCAGGATTATGATTACGGAAAGATTGTTTCGGGCGTAAGGCAACAAGTGCAATTACTTAATACAGACCTTAGCTTTACCCAGCTTACTCCGAAGTTCTCATTGCAGTATCAGTTTAATCCTCTTAATATGACTTATGCAACTGTGACCAGAGGCTACAAAACCGGAGGATTCAATACTACCTTTGATACAGATGCCGACCAGACTTTCAAACCCGAATATAGTTGGAATTATGAGGTGGGTAGTAAGTTCTCTTTCTTTGGTAACAAGTTGAAAGGAGATTTCTCTTTGTTCTATATAGACTGGAGAAATCAGCAAATCTCACAGCCCTTGCTCAGCGGCAAAGGTTCTTTACTGAAGAATGCAGGTAAGTCTTATAGCAAAGGTGTGGAATTGTCAATGCAGGGAGAAGTTACCAAAGCATTAAACTTACAGATGAGTTATGGCTTTACGGAAGCTAAGTTCCGCGAATATGTTGGTGAAGCTAATAGTTATAATGCCGGCTTTGATTATTCCGGTAATTATATTCCTTATATTCCCCGTCAGACAGTGATGGTAGGAGGTGACTATACATGGAATCTCCGTTCAGGATTTATTAAGCGACTTGTATTTTCAGCACAATATGTTGGTACCGGTAAACTTTACTGGAACGATAAAAATTCAGTCAATCAGCATTATTACGGACTTGTCAATGGTAAGGTGTCTGCTCGTATGAAGAGTCTGACGGTTGACCTTTGGATTAAGAATGCTACATCTAAAGAGTATACTGCATTCTATCTGGAATCACTCGGGAACTCTTTCGGACAAAAAGGTAAACCAATGACATTTGGTGCTACAGTTTCTTATTCTTTTAATTAA
- a CDS encoding MFS transporter, which translates to MNSKQTNKLLTFFSLYIAQSVPMSLFSTLLPVLMRQGNFSLSTIGLLQLIKLPWILKVFWAPFVDKRTSDLGSYKRWIFSSEMVYAVLIFMVAFLDLETNFTTIFILIILSFIASATQDIATDALTALSFNRKEKSLGNSMQSMGSFTGSLVGGGLLLLHYKLIGWNALLISVSLFVMLALIPLFVYKDNKFTPKKGKTPICMKDLYLFFHQKGVAKQLIFLVLCYSGIIGILAMVKPFMVDLGYKTGEIGFMFGIFGSLCGCLFSYIGGYVIRSIGRFYSRIIFACAVLATTIFFYFMSLTTPGTIALYVAIFCLWASYGLSAVLVNTVAMDFLRDGREGTDFTLQTVITHLSSMLIAVFSGKLADALGYSGLFLVEAGLAVTSLVYILVFFKKPVRHE; encoded by the coding sequence ATGAACTCAAAACAAACAAATAAGCTACTTACATTCTTCTCATTATACATAGCTCAGTCCGTGCCGATGAGCTTGTTTAGTACTTTACTCCCTGTACTTATGCGACAGGGAAATTTCTCGTTAAGTACTATTGGTTTGCTTCAATTAATTAAACTTCCCTGGATTCTGAAAGTATTCTGGGCACCTTTTGTCGATAAACGCACTTCCGATCTAGGTTCATATAAAAGATGGATCTTTTCATCCGAAATGGTTTATGCCGTATTAATCTTTATGGTTGCCTTTTTAGATCTGGAAACAAACTTTACTACTATCTTTATTCTTATCATACTGTCATTTATAGCATCAGCCACACAAGATATTGCTACCGATGCGCTTACAGCTCTTTCGTTTAACCGCAAAGAGAAAAGTCTGGGAAACAGTATGCAAAGTATGGGTAGCTTTACCGGTTCACTGGTTGGTGGTGGTTTACTGCTATTGCACTATAAACTGATAGGATGGAATGCTCTATTAATAAGCGTCTCTTTGTTTGTGATGCTGGCATTAATTCCTCTTTTTGTATATAAAGACAACAAATTTACTCCAAAAAAAGGTAAAACACCTATATGCATGAAAGACCTTTATCTGTTCTTTCATCAGAAAGGAGTGGCTAAACAATTAATTTTCCTGGTTCTTTGTTATTCCGGTATAATTGGAATTTTAGCAATGGTTAAGCCTTTTATGGTAGATTTAGGATATAAAACCGGAGAAATTGGATTTATGTTTGGTATCTTTGGATCGTTATGTGGCTGCCTTTTCTCGTATATAGGTGGATATGTTATCCGTTCAATCGGAAGATTTTACTCTCGTATCATTTTTGCCTGTGCAGTATTGGCTACCACAATCTTTTTCTATTTTATGTCTCTCACCACTCCGGGAACTATTGCTCTGTATGTAGCAATATTCTGTTTGTGGGCAAGTTATGGACTATCTGCGGTGCTGGTTAATACAGTTGCCATGGATTTTTTGAGAGATGGTAGGGAAGGTACAGATTTTACCTTGCAAACGGTGATCACTCATTTAAGCAGCATGCTTATAGCTGTATTCAGTGGTAAGCTTGCTGATGCTTTGGGTTACAGCGGACTATTTCTGGTAGAAGCCGGACTAGCCGTAACATCGTTAGTATATATACTTGTTTTCTTTAAAAAGCCTGTTCGTCATGAATGA